Within the Micromonospora citrea genome, the region ACGTAGTCGCGCCCCTCCAGGGCGGCGACCGCGCGGGCGGTGCGCAGCAGCTGGAGGGTGGCCCGGGGGGAGGCGCCGAGGCGCAGGTCGGGGGCCTCGCGGGTGGCGGTGACCAGGTCGATCGCGTACTGCTTGACGGCGTCGGCGACGTGCACCTGCCGGACGTGACCGATGAGTTGGCGCACCGTGTTGGCGTCGGAGACCGGCCGCAGCTCGTCCAGCGGGTCGGTGGCGCCGTGCCCGTCGAGCATGGCCAGCTCGGCGTTCGGATCGGGGTAGCCCATCGCGATGCGGGCGGTGAACCGGTCGCGCTGCGCCTCGGGGAGGGGGTAGGTGCCCTCCATCTCGATCGGGTTCTGCGTGGCGACGACCATGAACGGCGTCTGGAGGTGGTAGGTGACGCCGTCGACGGTGACCTGGCGCTCCTCCATGCACTCCAGCAGCGCGGACTGCGTCTTCGGCGAGGCGCGGTTGATCTCGTCGCCGACGACCAGGTTGGCGAAGACCGCGCCGGGGCGGAACTCGAAGTCGTGCGTCTCCTGGTTGTAGACGCTGACGCCCGTGACGTCGCTGGGCAGCAGGTCCGGCGTGAACTGGATGCGGCGCACCGAGCAGTCGATCGAACGGGCCATGGCCTTCGCGAGCTTGGTCTTGCCGACGCCCGGCACGTCCTCGATCAGCAGGTGGCCCTCGGCGAGCAGGACGGCCAGGGCGAGCCGCACGGTGGCGGTCTTGCCCTCGATGACCTGCTCGATGTTCGAGACGATGGCTTCGCTGGCGGCGCGGAACTCGTCGTGCGGCAACAGGCCGCCCACCTCGTCCCAGGTCTGTTGTGTCACGGGCCTCCTCCTCGTCGCCGGACGGCAGCTCTGAATAGAGCAGCTGGACCCGCCGTTGGGTTCGCGACGCCGAGCCTCGTCTGCCGCAGAAATCTCACTGGTCTCTCAGGCTAACCATGTTTGTCGCTGTCGCCGACCCCCGCAGGTGGACCGCCGGTTACGCCCCGAATATTCGCCGGGTCGGGGGATCCGCCGGTCGCTGTCGGTGTCGACCATGATCACGATGGGTCCGTCGGGCGGGGCTGCGTCCCGACCCGTGGTAGCGGGCGACGTGCGGGACCGGACGGCGGGGTACACTCCCGGTCATGGCCGGATTCTTCCTGCTTCTTACCGGGCCG harbors:
- a CDS encoding AAA family ATPase, with protein sequence MTQQTWDEVGGLLPHDEFRAASEAIVSNIEQVIEGKTATVRLALAVLLAEGHLLIEDVPGVGKTKLAKAMARSIDCSVRRIQFTPDLLPSDVTGVSVYNQETHDFEFRPGAVFANLVVGDEINRASPKTQSALLECMEERQVTVDGVTYHLQTPFMVVATQNPIEMEGTYPLPEAQRDRFTARIAMGYPDPNAELAMLDGHGATDPLDELRPVSDANTVRQLIGHVRQVHVADAVKQYAIDLVTATREAPDLRLGASPRATLQLLRTARAVAALEGRDYVLPDDLQALAVPVLAHRIIPTADAQLARRTTDAIVSELVHRLPLPHDRKRSPYDTRPTGEGNGRAPYEPRRR